In Lactococcus garvieae subsp. garvieae, the following proteins share a genomic window:
- the rpsA gene encoding 30S ribosomal protein S1, with amino-acid sequence MNEFETLLNSVEDVKVRDVVKGEILTIENGQATVAIVGTGVEGVLTLREITNDRDADINTFVKPGDILDLLVIKQIVGKDAEGANVYLLSLKRLEARKAWTELEGKEGEILTVKVTKDVKGGLSVDYNGVRGFIPASMIDTYFVKDTKKFVGQEIEAKIIEINASENRFILSRRAVVEAETIEMRKEAFAQLNEGDIVEGTVSRVTNFGAFVDLGGIDGLVHVSELSHNRVKRPSDVVKPGDKVEVKILKLDEEAGRLSLSLKATQAGPWEQVEEKAPVGSTVEGTVKRLTDFGAFVELFPGVEGLVHVSQISWERVENPKDVLKVGQVVNVKVLDVKPEEERISLSIKALEEAPARPARNNEDGEKRDRKPRAPRKAAKPSYDLPETQEGFSLADFLGEDFDINDL; translated from the coding sequence ATGAATGAATTTGAAACATTGTTAAACAGCGTTGAGGACGTTAAAGTACGTGACGTCGTAAAGGGTGAAATCCTTACTATCGAAAACGGGCAAGCAACAGTTGCTATCGTTGGTACAGGTGTTGAAGGTGTCCTTACACTTCGCGAAATCACAAACGACCGTGATGCTGATATCAATACATTCGTAAAACCTGGTGATATTCTTGATTTGCTTGTTATCAAACAAATCGTTGGTAAAGATGCTGAAGGTGCAAATGTATACCTTCTTTCATTGAAACGTCTTGAAGCTCGTAAAGCTTGGACTGAACTTGAAGGTAAAGAAGGCGAAATCCTTACAGTTAAAGTTACTAAAGACGTTAAAGGCGGACTTTCAGTAGACTATAACGGTGTTCGTGGATTTATCCCAGCGTCTATGATTGATACATACTTCGTTAAAGATACTAAGAAATTTGTTGGTCAAGAAATTGAAGCTAAAATTATCGAAATCAACGCTTCTGAAAACCGCTTCATCCTTAGCCGTCGTGCTGTAGTTGAAGCTGAAACTATCGAAATGCGTAAAGAAGCTTTTGCTCAATTGAACGAAGGCGATATCGTTGAAGGTACTGTTTCACGTGTTACTAACTTTGGTGCTTTCGTTGACCTTGGTGGTATTGACGGACTTGTTCACGTTTCAGAACTTAGCCACAACCGCGTTAAACGTCCATCAGACGTTGTAAAACCTGGTGATAAAGTTGAAGTTAAAATCTTGAAACTTGATGAAGAAGCTGGTCGTCTTTCACTTTCTCTTAAAGCTACACAAGCTGGCCCATGGGAACAAGTTGAAGAAAAAGCACCAGTTGGTTCAACTGTTGAAGGAACTGTTAAACGTCTCACTGACTTTGGTGCGTTCGTTGAACTCTTCCCAGGCGTTGAAGGACTTGTTCACGTTTCACAAATCTCTTGGGAACGTGTTGAAAATCCAAAAGACGTACTTAAAGTTGGTCAAGTTGTGAACGTAAAAGTTCTCGACGTGAAACCTGAAGAAGAACGTATCTCACTTTCAATCAAAGCATTGGAAGAAGCTCCAGCTCGCCCAGCTCGTAATAACGAAGATGGTGAAAAACGTGACCGTAAACCACGCGCTCCACGTAAAGCAGCTAAACCAAGCTACGATCTTCCAGAAACTCAAGAAGGTTTCTCACTCGCAGACTTCCTTGGTGAAGACTTCGACATCAACGATTTGTAA
- a CDS encoding YncE family protein yields MKKIILPVVAAVFLSLGAVFLIYRGIPQEDQAFKTSEKIDFYIMSSKKIIGFERTDKGVSKRSEDKVKLGEQTATHNLQPDSKNNHFFLFEDFTPGPFPSGPQTVVSLDIEKGSLSKAEYPEGPITGAGFDGKFYYPMTSQPGGGSVHKYDKSKTLKKQFRFPDKADNVMPAAASDGKYLYVLNNVTNEGDEYTRNHLVTFDTKNLKKVEERLIANASPKVANSEGFMDLKLIRNKFYLTNRGNRLKSNPYEPTPQDKLVILDKDSLARKEVSLGQNEPHKIAVSNDEKTLAISHANDGFDPSMIISFYDIDTQKISRLELKESFMENNSTEDMLINIDFDREGKVWILTWKNLLVYDLVKEEKIFGLDLAKYDLEYAHLLALKK; encoded by the coding sequence ATGAAAAAAATAATATTACCAGTTGTAGCAGCTGTTTTCCTCTCACTTGGTGCTGTCTTTTTAATCTATAGAGGTATCCCGCAGGAAGATCAGGCTTTTAAAACAAGTGAAAAAATAGATTTTTATATCATGTCGTCCAAAAAAATTATAGGTTTTGAGCGGACAGATAAAGGGGTAAGTAAACGCTCAGAGGACAAAGTAAAGCTAGGAGAGCAGACTGCAACCCATAATCTCCAACCAGATTCTAAAAATAATCATTTCTTCCTATTTGAAGATTTTACACCAGGTCCTTTTCCTAGCGGTCCACAAACTGTTGTCAGTTTAGATATTGAAAAAGGAAGTTTATCGAAAGCAGAATACCCTGAGGGACCGATTACTGGTGCGGGATTTGATGGAAAGTTTTACTATCCTATGACCAGTCAACCTGGAGGAGGCTCGGTTCACAAATATGATAAGTCGAAAACTCTAAAAAAGCAATTTAGATTTCCAGATAAGGCTGATAATGTGATGCCTGCTGCAGCAAGCGACGGGAAATACCTTTATGTTTTGAATAATGTGACGAATGAAGGAGATGAGTATACACGCAATCACCTTGTGACTTTTGATACAAAAAATTTGAAAAAAGTAGAGGAAAGGTTAATCGCTAATGCAAGTCCAAAAGTAGCAAACTCAGAAGGTTTCATGGATCTAAAACTCATAAGAAATAAATTTTATCTGACTAATAGAGGAAATCGCTTGAAGAGTAATCCTTATGAACCTACCCCGCAAGATAAATTAGTTATCCTTGATAAAGATAGTTTGGCCCGCAAGGAAGTTAGCTTGGGGCAAAATGAACCTCATAAAATTGCAGTATCCAATGACGAAAAAACTTTAGCCATAAGTCATGCAAATGATGGTTTTGACCCATCAATGATAATAAGCTTCTACGACATAGACACCCAAAAAATCAGTCGTTTAGAACTTAAGGAATCATTCATGGAGAACAATTCTACAGAAGATATGCTGATTAACATCGACTTTGATAGAGAGGGCAAAGTTTGGATTTTAACTTGGAAAAATCTTCTTGTTTATGATTTAGTAAAAGAAGAAAAAATTTTCGGACTTGATTTAGCAAAATATGACTTGGAATACGCGCATTTATTGGCTTTGAAGAAATAA
- a CDS encoding YfhO family protein, with product MFDFIKKNIWLMLGSFILPAGLLAIAFAFLGIYWGSDTSILAGDAYHQYVAIHTLYRDILHNSNLGFLYTFTNGLGLNLYAFSAYYMGSFFMPLTYFFNVHTMPDALYLITLLKFGSIGLSSFVALKNMYKSLSSLIVLALSTSFTLMSFLTSQVEIIMWLDVFIWLPLIIWGLHGLQDFGKRKLYFISLSLLFIQNYYFGFMVAIFLVLYFLARSTFAKWSWKKFFDFAITSTLSAVTSLVMLLPMYLDLKANNTQAVSQITDFWTQNSAVFDLFSKNFVGAYDTTQYDAVPMIYLGLIPFLLALTFFFLPQVKWRTKIAFGALLAFLIASFYLQVLDLAWQGMHSPNMFLHRYAFLFSLLLLLMACEVLTRFKSLKLWMTLIPFVLLSLGFIAAALLGDYPYLDTLQLALTLLFALAYFLVLLTYFKQWLPWRALAAILALFMCAEAGLNGYYQLAGVKKEWNFASRKYYNTQTSFIQPLAQNVIERSGDTFVRTENTVPDTANDGMKYNYNALSQFSSVRNSNSSRVLGLLGFHTDSTYLNLRYPENTLLMDSLLSINYNINQFQPEKYGFKQIKPSLFENQNAQSAGIFVKDGYKDAVLSSSERATISNQEAFLRHLTHSKEKYFTQIYPDSETSNSTISGGKEQVTLRRKAEEDGGVSVTYALTVPAHSQAYLELPEVSYINDNSKMTTITIHSGKKVLHSYNVNSKDVGNFYNLGTSEKETKLTVSVSFPENAQVSFGITRFWALDNTKYQAAMDNLKQTQVKTQQVKNGLRLTYNAKTSGDLFLTLPYDKGWSAKLDGHAVTLDKAQEGFMKVTAPQGEHVVELSFFPQGLKAGITCFVGGIALFAVYDFLNRKKRP from the coding sequence ATGTTTGATTTTATCAAGAAAAATATTTGGCTAATGCTCGGAAGTTTTATCCTCCCTGCTGGATTACTTGCGATAGCTTTCGCTTTCCTCGGTATTTATTGGGGGAGTGACACTTCTATCCTCGCTGGCGATGCTTATCATCAGTATGTTGCTATACACACACTTTATCGCGATATTCTTCATAATAGTAACTTAGGTTTCCTCTATACTTTCACGAATGGTTTGGGGCTTAACCTTTATGCTTTTTCTGCTTACTATATGGGAAGTTTCTTCATGCCCCTGACTTATTTTTTCAATGTCCACACGATGCCAGATGCGCTTTATCTGATTACACTTTTAAAGTTTGGATCGATTGGTCTCTCAAGCTTTGTTGCATTGAAAAACATGTATAAATCGCTCTCCTCCCTTATCGTACTCGCGCTATCTACATCTTTTACCTTGATGAGCTTCTTAACGAGTCAAGTTGAAATCATCATGTGGCTCGATGTTTTTATCTGGCTTCCTCTCATCATCTGGGGCTTGCATGGACTTCAAGATTTCGGCAAGCGTAAACTGTATTTCATCAGCTTAAGCCTTCTCTTCATCCAAAATTACTATTTTGGCTTTATGGTTGCGATTTTCTTAGTGTTGTACTTTTTAGCACGTTCGACATTTGCAAAGTGGTCATGGAAAAAGTTTTTTGATTTTGCAATTACTTCAACACTGTCTGCTGTGACCAGTTTAGTGATGCTTCTTCCAATGTATCTTGATCTGAAAGCGAATAATACACAAGCTGTTTCGCAAATCACTGATTTTTGGACACAAAACTCCGCCGTTTTTGATCTTTTTTCTAAAAACTTCGTGGGGGCCTATGATACAACTCAGTATGATGCTGTCCCAATGATTTATTTAGGACTCATCCCCTTCCTCCTTGCTCTTACCTTCTTCTTTCTCCCTCAAGTAAAATGGCGAACCAAAATAGCTTTTGGAGCCCTACTTGCGTTTCTGATTGCCTCTTTTTATCTGCAAGTTTTAGATTTGGCTTGGCAAGGGATGCATTCTCCAAACATGTTTTTACATCGTTATGCTTTCCTTTTTTCTCTTCTCCTTTTACTTATGGCCTGTGAAGTTCTCACGCGATTCAAGTCTTTAAAACTCTGGATGACTTTAATCCCCTTTGTGCTGCTTTCCCTTGGGTTTATTGCTGCTGCTTTACTCGGAGACTATCCTTATCTCGATACGCTACAGCTTGCGCTGACCCTGCTCTTTGCCCTGGCTTACTTCTTGGTTCTTCTTACCTACTTTAAACAATGGCTTCCTTGGAGAGCTTTAGCTGCTATCCTTGCTTTGTTCATGTGTGCAGAAGCAGGTTTAAATGGCTACTACCAGCTCGCAGGAGTTAAGAAAGAATGGAATTTTGCCAGCCGAAAATACTACAACACTCAAACTTCATTCATTCAACCTCTCGCCCAAAATGTTATTGAACGTTCTGGAGATACCTTTGTGCGCACAGAAAATACGGTGCCCGATACAGCAAATGATGGCATGAAATATAATTATAATGCCTTATCACAGTTTTCTTCTGTCCGTAATAGTAATTCCAGTCGGGTCCTGGGACTTTTAGGGTTTCATACAGACAGTACCTACCTTAATCTCCGCTATCCTGAAAACACGTTACTCATGGATTCGCTTCTTTCCATAAATTATAATATCAATCAATTTCAGCCTGAGAAATACGGTTTTAAGCAAATAAAACCTTCTTTATTTGAAAATCAAAATGCACAGTCAGCGGGGATATTTGTAAAAGATGGCTACAAAGATGCCGTTCTGAGCAGTTCAGAAAGAGCAACAATAAGTAATCAAGAAGCCTTTCTTCGTCATCTGACGCACAGTAAAGAAAAATATTTTACGCAGATTTATCCCGACTCAGAAACCAGTAACAGCACGATAAGCGGCGGGAAAGAACAAGTTACCCTGAGACGTAAAGCCGAAGAAGACGGTGGTGTTTCAGTGACTTATGCACTTACCGTGCCCGCACATAGTCAGGCTTATCTTGAGTTACCTGAAGTAAGCTATATTAATGATAATTCAAAAATGACCACGATTACCATTCATTCTGGAAAAAAAGTGCTTCATTCTTACAACGTCAATAGTAAAGATGTTGGTAATTTTTATAATTTGGGAACTTCTGAAAAGGAGACAAAACTAACGGTGAGTGTTTCCTTCCCGGAAAATGCACAAGTTTCCTTTGGCATCACAAGATTCTGGGCTTTGGATAACACCAAATACCAAGCAGCTATGGATAACCTGAAGCAAACTCAGGTGAAAACTCAACAAGTAAAAAATGGACTTCGTTTGACTTATAATGCCAAGACTTCTGGTGACCTTTTCCTCACATTACCTTATGATAAAGGCTGGTCCGCCAAACTGGATGGACATGCCGTAACATTAGACAAAGCCCAAGAAGGCTTCATGAAAGTCACCGCTCCTCAAGGTGAACATGTCGTAGAACTTTCTTTCTTCCCTCAGGGCTTAAAAGCTGGGATTACATGTTTTGTGGGGGGAATTGCTCTCTTTGCTGTCTATGATTTCTTGAATAGAAAAAAACGGCCTTAA
- the mnmA gene encoding tRNA 2-thiouridine(34) synthase MnmA, with protein sequence MMDNSKTRVVVGMSGGVDSSVTALMLKEQGYDVVGVFMKNWDDTDENGVCTATEDYKDVAAVADQIGIPYYSVNFEKEYWDRVFEYFLAEYRAGRTPNPDVMCNKEIKFKAFLDYAMELGADYVATGHYARVTTDENGTVHMLRGVDNNKDQTYFLSQLSQDQLKKTMFPLGHLEKPEVRAIAERAGLATAKKKDSTGICFIGEKNFKEFLTNYLPATSGKMMTLDGVEMGTHAGLMYYTIGQRGGLGIGGQHGQTTSDPWFVVGKDLSTNTLYVGQGFHHEHLYSDNLTASELSFTRPMPEEFEMHCTAKFRYRQEDTGVTISVKGDKVAVKFDEPVRAITPGQAVVFYDGDECLGGALIDFAYKNGQIMQYQ encoded by the coding sequence ATAATGGATAATTCAAAAACAAGAGTCGTTGTCGGTATGTCTGGTGGCGTTGATAGTTCGGTTACAGCTTTAATGCTGAAAGAACAAGGTTACGATGTCGTTGGTGTTTTCATGAAAAACTGGGACGATACTGACGAAAATGGTGTATGTACAGCTACAGAAGACTACAAAGATGTAGCAGCAGTAGCGGATCAAATCGGTATTCCCTACTATTCTGTCAACTTTGAAAAAGAATATTGGGACCGCGTATTCGAATATTTCTTGGCCGAATATCGTGCAGGACGTACCCCTAACCCAGATGTGATGTGTAATAAAGAAATTAAGTTTAAGGCTTTTCTTGATTACGCAATGGAACTCGGGGCTGATTACGTAGCAACAGGCCACTATGCGCGTGTAACCACAGACGAAAATGGCACAGTTCATATGCTTCGTGGTGTGGACAATAATAAAGATCAAACTTATTTCTTAAGCCAATTGTCACAAGACCAACTGAAGAAAACAATGTTTCCACTTGGTCATTTGGAAAAACCTGAAGTACGTGCTATTGCTGAACGTGCAGGCCTTGCGACAGCGAAGAAAAAAGATTCGACAGGAATCTGTTTCATCGGTGAAAAGAATTTTAAAGAATTTTTAACAAACTATCTTCCTGCAACTTCAGGTAAAATGATGACACTTGATGGTGTAGAAATGGGGACTCACGCAGGACTCATGTATTATACGATTGGTCAACGTGGTGGTTTGGGAATTGGTGGACAACACGGTCAAACGACGAGTGATCCTTGGTTTGTAGTAGGGAAAGATCTGAGTACAAATACGCTTTATGTGGGACAAGGCTTCCATCATGAACATTTGTACTCTGATAATTTAACTGCCAGTGAATTGAGCTTTACGCGTCCAATGCCAGAAGAATTTGAAATGCATTGTACAGCCAAGTTCCGCTACCGTCAAGAAGATACAGGTGTAACAATCTCTGTTAAGGGTGATAAAGTTGCTGTCAAATTTGATGAACCTGTACGTGCCATCACTCCAGGACAAGCCGTTGTTTTTTATGATGGTGATGAATGTCTCGGTGGTGCGTTGATTGACTTTGCTTATAAAAATGGCCAAATTATGCAATACCAATAA
- a CDS encoding DUF4931 domain-containing protein — MIEHTDNPLIFNMEINKNKYANLAETKRVCPFCDTPNLKDILDRQGHKIWLKNKFPTVENSLMTVIIESDKHLGDVSTYSVQENREVFRFAFECWQKLLDNPQYKSVLMFKNFGPHSGGTLRHPHMQIVGLEEADGYEHISPENFEGVTLKENSVDITISTRPIMGFVEFNVIISQLEHIDHLADKVQRITQYLLNDYMNGRCDSYNLFFYKMPDSQRYICKIVPRFITSPYYIGYKIPQVNKNNRLEEIANELKTKLD, encoded by the coding sequence ATGATTGAACACACAGATAATCCTTTAATTTTTAACATGGAAATCAATAAAAATAAATACGCAAACCTTGCGGAAACAAAGCGAGTTTGCCCTTTTTGCGATACGCCTAATCTCAAAGATATTTTGGACAGACAAGGGCACAAAATTTGGCTCAAAAACAAATTTCCCACTGTCGAAAACTCCTTGATGACGGTAATTATCGAGTCGGATAAACACCTCGGAGATGTGTCGACCTACTCCGTCCAAGAAAATAGAGAAGTCTTTCGCTTTGCTTTTGAATGTTGGCAGAAACTATTGGATAATCCCCAATATAAATCCGTACTTATGTTTAAAAATTTTGGCCCACATTCTGGCGGAACATTACGTCATCCACACATGCAGATTGTTGGTTTGGAAGAGGCTGATGGTTACGAACACATCTCTCCTGAAAATTTTGAAGGTGTGACGCTTAAAGAAAATAGTGTCGATATTACCATCTCTACTCGCCCGATTATGGGGTTTGTGGAGTTTAATGTCATCATTTCACAACTTGAACATATCGATCATTTGGCTGATAAGGTTCAGCGTATTACACAATATTTACTCAACGACTACATGAATGGGCGCTGTGATTCTTACAATCTTTTCTTCTATAAAATGCCGGACAGCCAGCGTTATATTTGTAAGATTGTCCCACGGTTTATCACTTCTCCTTACTATATCGGCTATAAAATCCCTCAGGTTAATAAAAATAATCGGTTAGAGGAAATTGCAAACGAGTTAAAAACAAAGCTGGACTAG
- a CDS encoding GntR family transcriptional regulator, LSA1692 subfamily, with the protein MNIERKESKAKFLVVSEEIEKRIEQGTYVSAQKLPSEYDLALEFGVSRLTVRKAMEDLMTKQIVIKKKGKGTYVIEQPKIQSGGMGLKSFTEAAEAMGKVGQTRLLNFKKLKEVPDEVVKALNNTTELVELQRLRLLDDEPMTLEKLYFAEQLITGATEKELTGSLFSIIEKKIEIGYSHQEIEAILATEELAQLLEVKVNSPVFRVHSTAFALDARPILYDISYYRADKYSFKNTLIRQH; encoded by the coding sequence ATGAATATTGAACGAAAAGAAAGCAAAGCTAAGTTTTTAGTTGTTTCTGAAGAAATAGAAAAAAGAATTGAGCAAGGTACATATGTGTCTGCTCAAAAACTTCCTTCTGAGTATGATTTGGCATTGGAATTTGGCGTGAGCCGTTTGACTGTCCGTAAAGCCATGGAAGATTTGATGACCAAACAGATTGTGATCAAGAAAAAAGGAAAAGGCACTTATGTGATTGAACAACCCAAGATTCAAAGCGGAGGCATGGGATTGAAGTCCTTTACCGAAGCAGCAGAAGCTATGGGGAAAGTTGGGCAAACCCGTCTGCTGAATTTTAAAAAATTGAAGGAAGTGCCAGACGAAGTTGTAAAAGCACTGAATAACACAACGGAACTGGTGGAATTACAGCGATTGCGTTTGCTTGACGATGAGCCAATGACTTTAGAAAAACTCTATTTTGCAGAACAATTAATCACGGGAGCAACGGAGAAAGAGCTGACTGGATCCCTTTTTTCCATTATTGAGAAGAAAATAGAAATTGGCTATTCGCACCAAGAGATTGAAGCCATTCTGGCTACCGAAGAGCTTGCTCAGTTGCTGGAAGTGAAAGTGAATAGTCCGGTTTTCCGCGTACACTCCACAGCTTTTGCCTTAGACGCTCGTCCTATCTTATACGATATTTCTTATTATCGTGCGGATAAATATTCTTTCAAGAACACTTTAATTCGCCAGCATTAA
- a CDS encoding YiiX/YebB-like N1pC/P60 family cysteine hydrolase codes for MKKKKQVSIGLMSIALLVFGGAGQVQAESLDNLKARMAEHVKKLEKNSRSADTQETRKMEKELEEMYLKMVDQEMKENKIMEKIDNLPVVPDKTDRTRARYGNWTWRDGVIAITNRGISGSWHAGIVAPQKLWVTAESSPNTNGVRFQYNFEGRGKVGKYNVWQTGVKSTSVSQDLRAGHWAGRQVGKPYNYNFYRTNNRNSFYCSQLVWAAYMDIAKINLNTSAYDIPGARAIHPSELLYNNKVQLIYRAK; via the coding sequence ATGAAGAAGAAAAAGCAAGTATCAATCGGACTGATGAGCATTGCTTTATTAGTATTTGGAGGAGCTGGTCAAGTACAAGCCGAATCCTTGGATAACTTGAAAGCAAGAATGGCAGAACATGTCAAAAAATTAGAGAAGAATAGCCGTTCAGCAGATACGCAAGAAACAAGAAAAATGGAAAAAGAACTGGAAGAAATGTATTTGAAGATGGTTGATCAAGAAATGAAAGAAAATAAGATTATGGAAAAAATTGATAACTTACCAGTGGTGCCCGACAAGACAGACCGTACACGTGCACGTTATGGAAACTGGACCTGGCGAGATGGTGTGATTGCCATTACAAATAGGGGTATTTCAGGAAGTTGGCATGCGGGAATAGTAGCACCTCAAAAATTATGGGTTACAGCGGAATCTTCCCCAAATACAAATGGGGTTAGATTTCAATATAATTTTGAAGGCCGTGGAAAAGTAGGAAAATATAATGTTTGGCAAACAGGTGTAAAGTCAACATCTGTCTCACAAGATTTGCGTGCAGGACATTGGGCAGGGAGACAGGTAGGCAAGCCCTATAACTATAATTTCTACCGCACCAATAATAGAAACAGCTTTTACTGCTCACAGCTGGTTTGGGCAGCATATATGGATATCGCCAAGATTAATCTCAATACCTCAGCTTACGATATCCCAGGTGCTCGAGCTATTCATCCTTCGGAGCTGCTTTATAATAATAAAGTTCAGCTGATTTATCGTGCTAAATAA
- a CDS encoding glycoside hydrolase family 13 protein, whose translation MNQQNWWQEIVMYQIYPRSFQDSNGDGIGDIKGIISRLDYLAELGIGGIWLSPVYQSPNDDNGYDISNYESIMDEFGTMNDMEMLISEADKRGIKIIMDLVVNHTSDEHPWFIEARKSEENMYHDYYIWRDAPADGSLPNDLKSIFGGPAWQWDDVAEQYYLHLFSKKQPDLNWENEKLRQAIYKMMNFWIDKGIGGFRMDVIDLIGKQPNQGITGNGPKLHNYLKEMNQATFGNKNLLTVGETWGATPEIAKQYSNPKNKELSMVFQFEHIGLDEAEGKTKWDLVPLQVAKLKEVFNKWQTELGDEGWNSLFWNNHDLPRIVSRWGNDKEYRVESAKMLAILLHMMKGTPYIYQGEEIGMTNSPVTDIEQIDDIESRNMYFERLEEGYSKEDILHSINVKGRDNARTPMQWSNAKAAGFSTGHPWLAINPNYEKINVEASLGDKNSIFYTYQKLIALRKENPIIIWGEFELLKDTEEEVFAYIRSYKGEDWLVVANFSAHENQFSSSYDVKEEIIHNYPEAIDNVKERVLKPYEAFVVKLK comes from the coding sequence ATGAATCAACAAAATTGGTGGCAAGAAATTGTGATGTATCAAATTTATCCGAGAAGCTTTCAAGACAGTAATGGAGATGGCATAGGCGACATTAAAGGCATCATTTCGCGTTTGGATTATCTTGCTGAGCTAGGGATTGGTGGTATTTGGCTCAGTCCTGTTTATCAGTCGCCCAATGATGATAATGGTTATGATATTTCAAATTATGAGTCCATTATGGACGAATTTGGGACGATGAATGACATGGAAATGCTTATTTCTGAAGCTGATAAACGTGGTATCAAAATTATTATGGATCTTGTTGTTAACCACACCAGTGATGAGCACCCTTGGTTTATTGAAGCAAGAAAATCTGAAGAAAATATGTACCATGACTATTATATTTGGCGTGATGCACCAGCTGATGGCAGTCTGCCTAATGATTTGAAATCAATCTTTGGGGGACCTGCTTGGCAATGGGACGACGTTGCAGAACAATATTATTTGCATTTGTTCAGTAAGAAGCAACCCGATCTCAATTGGGAAAATGAAAAACTCCGCCAAGCCATTTATAAGATGATGAATTTCTGGATAGATAAAGGTATTGGAGGTTTCCGTATGGATGTTATTGACTTGATTGGAAAGCAACCAAATCAAGGGATTACAGGGAACGGTCCAAAATTACACAATTATTTGAAGGAAATGAATCAAGCAACTTTTGGTAATAAAAATCTACTTACTGTAGGTGAAACTTGGGGTGCAACACCTGAAATAGCAAAGCAGTACTCAAATCCTAAAAATAAAGAGCTCTCAATGGTGTTCCAATTTGAACACATTGGTTTAGACGAAGCAGAGGGGAAAACCAAATGGGACTTGGTTCCCTTACAGGTTGCGAAACTCAAAGAGGTGTTCAACAAATGGCAAACGGAATTAGGAGATGAAGGCTGGAATTCACTCTTTTGGAATAACCATGACTTGCCACGTATTGTTTCACGTTGGGGAAATGATAAAGAATACCGTGTAGAATCGGCTAAAATGCTGGCCATTCTCTTGCATATGATGAAAGGCACGCCATATATTTATCAGGGGGAAGAAATTGGCATGACCAATAGTCCTGTTACTGATATTGAACAAATTGATGATATTGAAAGTCGAAATATGTATTTCGAGAGATTGGAAGAAGGTTACAGTAAAGAGGATATCCTTCATTCAATCAATGTAAAGGGACGTGACAATGCGCGTACACCGATGCAATGGAGCAATGCAAAAGCAGCGGGATTTAGTACAGGCCATCCTTGGTTAGCCATTAATCCCAACTATGAAAAAATTAATGTGGAGGCATCTCTAGGAGATAAAAATTCTATTTTTTACACTTATCAAAAGTTGATTGCTTTACGTAAGGAAAATCCTATCATCATCTGGGGCGAATTTGAATTACTTAAAGATACAGAGGAAGAAGTTTTTGCTTATATTCGCTCTTACAAAGGGGAAGACTGGTTAGTTGTAGCTAATTTCAGTGCTCACGAAAATCAATTTTCTTCCTCATATGATGTAAAAGAGGAGATCATTCATAACTATCCTGAGGCTATCGATAATGTGAAAGAACGTGTACTTAAGCCTTATGAAGCATTTGTTGTCAAACTTAAATAA